A stretch of the Lactuca sativa cultivar Salinas chromosome 9, Lsat_Salinas_v11, whole genome shotgun sequence genome encodes the following:
- the LOC111912690 gene encoding uncharacterized protein LOC111912690 isoform X1 — protein sequence MLSLRFESHLRIALDYNKVFGHHQVQFHPSNSNVWEFRMDNQNSLTMIAGGMVYNSVICLLWFPGGLANIGKTAGDWVFLHADLVALFISMAVLVAGMTVGPTFWKKMEKLARKLSHGYCNCCYGYSCSPRYSYGGRKRLLVEAFC from the exons ATGCTTTCTCTCag GTTTGAGTCTCACTTGAGAATCGCATTGGATTACAACAAAGTTTTTGGGCATCATCAAGTACAATTTCATCCTTCTAATTCCAACGTTTGGGAATT CAGGATGGATAATCAGAATTCTTTGACGATGATAGCTGGAGGCATGGTGTACAACAGTGTGATATGTCTTTTATGGTTTCCAGGAGGACTTGCAAACATTGGGAAGACAGCTGGCGATTGGGTGTTCCTCCATGCAGACTTGGTAGCTCTGTTTATCTCCATGGCTGTATTGGTTGCTGGAATGACTGTGGGACCCACATTCTGGAAAaagatggagaagcttgcaaGGAAATTAAGCCATGGGTATTGCAATTGTTGCTATGGCTATAGCTGCTCACCACGTTATTCTTATGGTGGTAGGAAACGACTACTGGTTGAGGCTTTTTGTTAA
- the LOC111912690 gene encoding uncharacterized protein LOC111912690 isoform X2 produces MLSLRFESHLRIALDYNKVFGHHQVQFHPSNSNVWELMDNQNSLTMIAGGMVYNSVICLLWFPGGLANIGKTAGDWVFLHADLVALFISMAVLVAGMTVGPTFWKKMEKLARKLSHGYCNCCYGYSCSPRYSYGGRKRLLVEAFC; encoded by the exons ATGCTTTCTCTCag GTTTGAGTCTCACTTGAGAATCGCATTGGATTACAACAAAGTTTTTGGGCATCATCAAGTACAATTTCATCCTTCTAATTCCAACGTTTGGGAATT GATGGATAATCAGAATTCTTTGACGATGATAGCTGGAGGCATGGTGTACAACAGTGTGATATGTCTTTTATGGTTTCCAGGAGGACTTGCAAACATTGGGAAGACAGCTGGCGATTGGGTGTTCCTCCATGCAGACTTGGTAGCTCTGTTTATCTCCATGGCTGTATTGGTTGCTGGAATGACTGTGGGACCCACATTCTGGAAAaagatggagaagcttgcaaGGAAATTAAGCCATGGGTATTGCAATTGTTGCTATGGCTATAGCTGCTCACCACGTTATTCTTATGGTGGTAGGAAACGACTACTGGTTGAGGCTTTTTGTTAA